The genomic interval CCTCCAGTTCCCTCCAAAACCCCTATTGGTTTTTGGTCTTCAAAAGCTATTGTGAATTCATTAAGCGTGCCCATTCTGCCGCATATTATAATTACAGCGTCTGCTGCTCTAGTCATTAAAAGATTCCTGCCAGCATAGCCAAAACCAGTGTGGACTATAATGTCAGAAACCCTTGGAAGACAATACTTCTTTCTATGCGCTATTTCAGAAGCAGCTGGCGAAAAACCAATACTGATCCCGCCTGCTTCTTCTAATCCTTGTACAGAAAAATAAGGTATACCGGTAGTAGCTCCGGTTACTAAAATACAGTCTTGTTTGGCAATTTCTTGTCCTACTTCTTTTGCTAATCTCTTGGCGTTTTTTGAGCAAACACCTATTTGAGCCGCGCCTGATACTGCTATTTTATATTTCATATATTTTTATTTTAACAAATTTTTTCTTTTATATCTACTACTATTGATTGAGTATGGTCTTGAGGAAAAATTTCTTTGATTTTTTCAGCACCATATTTTCTTTTAATGTATTCTCTTAATTCAAACTCGTATTCTGCTCCTATAAAATCAGTGCTTTTGTATTCTTTAACTTCGAAAAATTTATCTACTAAAATATTAATCGTCTTTCGGCTATAACCCATTAATGGCTGGATATAATGAATATTAAACTTATCTTCTAAACGCCTGATTTCTGATAAAGAAAGAACAGGCACCCTATCATCTCTTCTAACACCGTCGGCAATAAGCTCTGCCTGTCCAGCCAATATTTCTAAGGCATGTTGATGAATATGCTTTATGCCATTAGCTGGGAAACCGTCTTTTACTATTTGTTCTGCGACTTCCTCTAAAATTTTTCTATCTAATTTTAGAACCCGAAAAGGAAATTCTAATTTCTTGGCAACTTCTTCTGCTTTTTTCCAGTTTGAAAGAGTTTCAAAAGTACAGATTATAAGTTCTACTTCAAAAAACTTTGACAACATAATCGCAGCTAAACAACAATCCTTTCCACCACTAAACAAAATAGATGCTTTCATTTTTTTAATCTTACCATAAAATCTATTTTTTTCAAGCATAAAAAAGTGTCCCCAAGAAGACTCGAACTTCTATCTTGAGTTCCGGAAACTCATGTGGCACCTGCCCCGCACTAAATTTGATGTATCCCCAGTGCGGCTCGAACGCACAACCTTCAGCTCCGGAGGCTAACGCTCTGTCCAATTGAGCTACGAGGACAAATTTTAGTGCGGGGTCCATTGAACTACAGGGACAACAGGGTTATGATTATGATATGAATATCAATGAACTAATAATTAAAGAATTATTGAAAAACAAATCTGAAACTTTGGAAGATTTGGCAATAATAAAAAGAAAAATCGCAAAAAAATATAAAGTTTCCTTCCCTTCTAATATTGAGCTATTAAAAGCATATCACGATTTATTAAAGGGAAAAACCTGTTCGGCAGGCTCAGGGCAAGGCATAAAAAGGTCTGAAATTTTGGAAAATATTTTAAGAAAAAGAAAAGTGAGAAGCCTATCTGGCGTAGTAGTTGTCTCTGTTTTAACTAAGCCATATCCCTGTCCAGGAAAATGTATTTACTGTCCAACTGAAAAGGGACTGCCTAAAAGCTATCTTTCTGGAGAACCAGCAGTGGAAAGAGCAAAAAGAAATAAATTCAATCCTTATCTTCAAGTCGCAGATAGACTAAAAAGCTTAAAAATTCAAGGTCATCCAATAGACAAAATTGAATTAAGAATAATTGGAGCAAGTTTTACTGCTTATACAAAAAAATATCAATCTTGGTTTATCACACGCTGCTTTGCAGCATGCAACGCAGAACAACGCGAAAATGAACACGAAACAACGCGAAAAATTAAATCTTTAGAAAAAGAGCAAAAAAAGAATGAAAAAGCCAAACATAGAATTGTTGGAATTTCAATTGAAACAAGGCCTGATTTAATTGATAAAAATGAAATTCTTAATTTAAGAAAGTTAGGAATAACAATGGTAGAATTAGGAGTCCAAACCATATATGATGACATTTTAAAAAAATGCCAAAGAGGCCATTTAGTAAAAGAAACAATCAAGGCAACGAAACTCTTAAAAAACGCTGGCTTTAAAATAATGTATCAAGTAATGCCTAATCTACCTGGTTCTAATTCAAATAAGGACTTTCAATGCCTTAAAGAAATTTTTCAGAATCCAGATTTCAGGCCGGACTGGTTAAAAATTTATCCTTGTGTTGTTTGTAAAAATACAAAACTTTACCAACTTTGGAAGCAAGGCAAGTATAAGCCATATTCTGATAAACAGTTAATCAATCTTTTAATTCAAATAAAAGAAATCTTGCCATATTGGGTTAGGGTGGCTCGATTATTCAGGGACATACCAGCTTATCACATCAAAGCTGGCAGTAAAATTTCTAATATAAGACAGGTGGTTAAAAAAGAATTGAAGAAAAGAAACAAATTCTGCCGCTGTATCAGGTGCAGGGAAGTAAAAGAAAAATATGATCCTAAAGAAAAAATTCATTTATTCCGTGAAAATTATAATGCTTCTGATGCTAATGAAATATTTTTAAGTTTTGAAAATAAAAAAAGAACAAAACTATACAGCTTGCTCCGTTTACGAGTTTTAAAAAATACAACTATAGTCAGAGAACTTCATACTTTTGGCCAAATGATACCAATTTCTGAAAAAGCTTTAGGCGCCCAGCATAAAGGACTTGGTAAAAAATTAATCAAAGAAGCTGAAAAAATAACAAAACAAGAATTTAATTTAAAAAAAATAGCCGTGATTTCCGGCATAGGCGTCCGCAACTACTATCGCAAACTCGGCTACCGACTAAAAGATACTTATATGGTTAAATTTCTTTAATAAGTATGTCTTTTATTGCTTTGTCAATTTCTATAACTAATTTATCAAAGCCCGCTTCTTCTTCACCGAATTCACCGGGAGAATAGACAACTTTATTGCAAAATTCAAACATAGCATTCCAATGTAAATCTTCTTCTATAGTTCTAATATCAGTTCTCCAGCCAACAACTGGTTTGTTTATCCCAATTCTAATTCCAACTTCTACTGCTGTGCCACTATCTTGATCAGGACCATCTAAATTAGCCAATAAAATATCACATTTTATTATTTCTTTTTTAGCTCTTTCAGAAATAGCTTTACAATCTATTTTTCCGTCTTTATCAAAAATAATACCTAAATCCTGAGGTAAAATTACTTCATATCCTTTCTTTTCTAAATTTTGTTTTAAGGATTTATTAAATAACCTCTCTTGAATACTAAAAAGAGATCCGCCAAAAAATATTCTAATTTTTTTATTTTCTTGTTCCATTATTCAATCTTGCCAATTTTTTTCTAACTTTTCTTTTATTTCTGGAATTTCTTTCCACCAACCATTTGGGTCAGAATTTTCAATTACATTAAGAAGTTTCTTGCTTGATTCGGTTTTGAGCGAAGAACGAACTTTATCAATCCAAATTTTAGCATCTTTTTCTCCTCTTTCAAGATAATGCTTTGCTTGAATTGCCAACTCTAATTTATCAGCGTCTCTAGCTACTATTGCCTCTAGAGTTTTTTTATCTTCAAATTCTTGATATATTCCTTTAATTTCTTGCCCGCCTGGTAGATTTTCAATTTGATCTGAAAGAGCTTTGCTTTCCTGGACACCTTTGTCTGTTAAGTAAATACTTTGCAATAAATTTATATCAAAAACCCTAGCTTCGCCATTATCATGGAAAAGACACATTAAAGCAGCTTTTTCAGCATTTGCTTCTTCCATTTTTCCAAGAACATAAGCAATTTGAGCAGCGACAAAAACATGTTCAGCCACTGAATCAATATCTTTAATTCCAATTGTTGTTAAACCGCTTCTAGGCACTCTTTTTAAATGAAGCAGCTCAAAAAAGAAATTAACTATTTTTTTAATTTTTTCTTTTTCTTCCATACTTTTATCCTTTTTCTAAAATAACACATTAAAAGTAATATTTCAATCTTTTTATTACAAAAAAATACCTGCTAAAAGCAGGCTAATTATTTTATATATTTAGAAATATCATCTGGATAAATTGTTTTCCCGCAATATTCGCAGCGAAATCTTAGCAATTCACCTTCTATTGTTTCTCTATTGAAAATCGAAGATATTGGTTCCTTTTTATCATTAGAAATACAACTATCATTTGGGCAGGAAATAATCCCATCAATTGTTTCCGGAAGTTCTACTTTCCATTTTTTTATTACTTCTTTCTCTCGAATAATATTTATTGTAGCTTTCGGCGCAATAACCGCAATCTTGTCAACTTCTTCTGGTTTTAGCTCTCTGTTTTCTATTTTTATGAAATCTTTTCTTTTAAATCTTTTACTTTTTACGTTCATTGAAGTAGTCACTAGCAAATCATTTCTGTATTTTTTCTCTTCGTTGATTCCTAAAATTCTTAAAACTGTTAACGCTGTCCAAGGAGGAAGATGATCTATCACTGTCCCATCTTCTATTGGCGGTACTTTCAACACCTTCATTTTTTTATTCACCTCCTAATTAAGAACTGCTTTAAGATTAGCAGAAAATATCAAATCAGTCAATAGTAAATTCAACTATTGAATTTTTTTGTAGAGTTCTTTTATTTGTTTTCCCTGGTCTTTAAAATCTAAAACTTCCCGGCGGATCCTGGCTTTTTCTTTACGAATATGTTTTTTAATTGATTTCGACATTTCTTTCTTTTTCATTCTCCCTTGATAACAGCTAATGGCACTAGTTTAGCAACTTTCTTTGATAAACCAGCTCTATGAACCACATCAACAACTTCATGAATATCCTTGTAAGCAAGAGGCGCTTCTTCAGCAATTCCTCTTTTTGACCAACATTTAACAATAATACCTTTTGATTTTAGCTCATTTATAACTTCTTGTCCAGAAATTGTCCTTATCGCCTGATGCCGAGACATTGTTCTGCCAGCTCCATGACTAGTGGAATAAAATGCTTGTTCTCCTGTTTTTTGGCCAACTAATATATAAGAAGCTGTTCCCATTGAACCAGGAATTAAAACCGGCTGGCCAACTTCTCTATATTTTTCAGGTATTTCAGGATGTTCTGGCGGAAAAGCCCGCGTAGCACCCTTGCGATGAACAGCAAGCTCTATTTCCACGCCATCTATCTTATATTTTTCTTTTTTAATAATGTTGTGAGCAACATCATATAATAATTCTAATTTTTCTTTTTCACCCAAAATTTTTCTCCATGTAAGACGGACATAATAAGCAATCATCTGCCTGTTTGCCCAGGCATAATTTGCCGCGCTTGCCATTGCTTTAAAATAATTTTGGCCTTCTGACGAGTTAAAAGGCACACAGACAAATTCTTTATCTGGAACTTTAATATTATATCTTTCCATAGCTGGAATCATTGTTTTTAAGTAATCAGTGCAAACTTGATGGCCAAGCCCCCGGCTTCCTGTATGAATCATTACTAAAATTTGATTTTCAAACAAGCCGAATTTTTCTGCTGCATCCTTATCAAAAATTTCATCCACTTTCTGAATTTCCAAAAAATGATTTCCAGAACCAAGCGTTCCTACTTGATCCCTTCCTCTCTCTTTAGCATGATTAGAAACTATTGAAGCATCTGCCCAATCTAATCTTCCGTTAGATTCACAATAAAAAGCATCTTCTCTTTCTCCGTATCCCTTTTCTACTAGTCCCGGCGCTCCTTTTTCTAAAATCTTATCAATTTCTTGAATAGAAAGTTTAATTTTCCTTCCCCTTCCCAAACCAGAAGGAACTTGTTTTTGAATTTCTTCTGCTAATTTTTCTAAATGCGGCTTGATTTCGTTTTCTGTGTGTTCTGATTTTAGCACCCTCATTCCACAGTTAATGTCAAAACCACAAGCGCCTGGCGAAATAACACCGTTTGAAGTTCTAATTGCGCCTACAAATCCTATTGGAACACTATATCCTTCATGGCAATCCGGCATAGCAATTCCATATTTTACAATCCCTGGCAAAGTCGCTCCATTGATAAGCTGATTAATTGATTCATCTCTAAATATATCTTCCAGCATCTTTTCTGAAGAATAAATTCTAGCCGGCACTCGCATATCTTTGCGAAAAGATTTTGGAATCTCCCATAAGTAGTTGTTTACCCTGTTAAATAAAATCTTTGATTTTCTTTTGCCAAAGGCAAAAGATTTAACAGGGTGAATTTTTATAAAATCTTTTTTTGAAATCATAATTTAATTTTTTAAATCAGAGCACATAAATTTTTATTTATGTGCTTTAGCTCTTCTCTAACAACTTCGCGATCATCCCAAGGGATTTTTTTGCCTTTAGAGATACACATCCATGGCTCGCAACCCTTGCCAGTGATAATTACTATATCATCGGACTTCGCCAAGGTCATGGCTTTTTTGATTGCTTCTCTTCTGTCTAATATTATTCTTACAACTTGTAATTTGTAGCTTGTAACACCAGATTTTATCTCCGATAAAATCTGATTTGGATTTTCATCATAAGGGTCTTCGTTGGTTAAAATAATTTCATCGCAATACTTGCCAGCAATTTTCCCCATTTCTAGTCTTTTCCATTTATCTCTGCCACCACCAGCAGAACCGAGAACACATATAACTTTTGACTGTTGACTATTTACCATTGATTCTTGAATAGTTTTATAAACATTTTTTAAAGCGTCCGGCGTATGGGCATAATCCACTATAACTATAAATGTTTTATCAACTATTTTTTCCATTCTGCCAGGAATTCCTTTAATTTCTTCTACGGCTTTTTGGCAAACTTCCAAATCAATCCCCTGGCTTAATCCTACAGAAATTGCTGCCAAAGCATTGTATTTATTAAACTCTCCTGTTAAACCGAGTTTGATAGAAGTATTATTAAGATTGATGTCTCCTTTATCAAATCCAAAAGTATATTTTTTGTTAGCCGGAAACTTTAAAAAGTATTCAGCATTCTCATCATCTAAATTAATAATATGTATTCCTTTGGTTGCCTGAAAAAGCTTTCCTTTTGCCTCTTTGTATTTTTCAAAGGACCCATGACTTTCTATATGCTCTGGCGTTAAATTAGTAAAAACGGCCGTATCAAAATCGATAAAGCGATGGCGATACTGCTTTATACCTTCAGAAGTTACCTCTAAAACAACATACTGGCATCCAGTATTTACAGCCCGCCTCAAAAACTTTTGTAATTTCAAACGGCCAGGCATTGTCATTTTTAAGGTGTTTTTCCATTCTTTATCGCCAAGCTTGAATTTTATTGAAGAAATTGAGGCAACTTTAAATCCAGTTCGTTCTAAGATATTGGAAGCAAAATGAACCACTGTTGTTTTTCCATTAGTGCCTGTAACACCAATAACTTTAATTTTTTTAGATGGAAAACCATATAAAAAAGCGCCTAAACCAGCCAAAGAAAGATGATAAAAATCAAGTAAAAATGATGGAATAAATTTTTTAATAAATTCCTTGGTCATATTTTTATACTACCTTAAAATTTAAATTAAAAAAAGGCAAAATCTTGTTTGCCGCTTAATAGATAAATCTAATTGGGTTCACCCTGTTAAATAATTTCGCCTTTGGCGAAATTCCCCGATAAATCGGGGATTTAACAGGGTAAATATTCTTTTATTTTCTTTGTTAAGCTAGTAGGTGTAAAATCAGTTTTTATTAAATAATCAATTGCTCCTAATTTTCTTGCTTCTTTTCTTGTTTTAGGATTGTCGTAATTAGACAATACAACAACTGTAATTGAAGAGATGTCTTCGTCCTTTTCCATTTCTTTCAAAAAAGAAATACCATCGCCCCTTGGCAAAATGATATCTAGAATAATTAAATCCGGTTTTTCTTTGTGAGCCAATCTTAAACCGTCTTCCGCGTTAAAAGCTGAAATTACTTTAAATTTTGCTTCAGAAAATTTATCTTTATACATCTCTGACAAAATTTCTTCATCTTCAATAAGAAGTATCTTAGCCATAAGCTTATTGTTTTAAAATAACATTATCCCGGCCATTTTTCAATAATCAAGGCCTTTTTCTCTTTTAAAGGAAGAGTTTGATAAATTTCTTCAGTGATAAAAGGCATAAATGGATGAAGCAACTTAAGAGAACTAACTAAAACATAAACTAAAACTTGCTGAGTTTCAGAAGTGGTTTGTTTCTTTGATGTCTCAATATATTTATCGCAGAAATCGTGCCAGAAAAAATCATAAAATTTATGAGCGGCCTGACCGAACTGAAAATTGTCCAAATCCTTATTTACTGATTTTATTGTTCTGTTTAGCTGTTTTAATATTTTTTTATCTGCCTCGGTTAAGTTTTGAGTTCTAAATCGCCCAAGCTTAGCAAGATGCCAATAGGATTGAACCTTGTCTTTTGGTTTTGAGATTTGCTGCAAAACAAACCTGCTGGCGTTCCAGAGCTTGTTGCAAAACTTCCTCCCCATTATTATATTTTCCTCTCCAAATCGTATGTCCTGCAGGTCTGTAATTTGCCAGGCAATTCCAAATCGGGTAGCATCAGCTCCATATTTTTCAATAAGATTGATAGGATCTATTCCGGTGCCTAATGATTTTGACATCCTTTCTCCTGCTTTGGTAAGTACTGTAGCGTGAATATAAACTTTTCTAAAAGGCGGTTTTTTCATAAATTCCATTCCTGAAAAAATCATTCTAGTCACCCACAAATTTATAATTCCCCTGTCTGTAATTAAAACATCAGTTGGATAAAATTTTTTAAGGTCTTTTGTTTTTTTAGGCCATCCCAAAGCAGCAAACGGCCAAAGAGCAGAAGAAAACCAAGTGTCTAAAACATCTGTTTCCCCTTTCAAAGGAATCTTGTGCCCCCACCAAATCTGCCTTGATATGCACCAATCCTTAATGTTTTTTAGCCATTCAAGATAGGGTTTTTCCCATCTTTTTGATTGAAATTTTACCTTACCGGTTTTAACCGCCTGAATTGACAATTTCGCCAAGTCGTCCATTTTTAGAAACCATTGCCAAGAAGGAATCAGTTCTATTGTAGCACCGCACCTGTAGCACTTTGGGATTTGATGAGTATAATCTTCAACTTTCTTCAAGAGACCAAGTTTTTCTAACTCTGTGAGTATTTTCTCACGAGCTTCCAAAACCGTTAAGCCCTGATATAAACGAGGGGCATTTTCAGTAATTTTTCCATTCTCATCAATGACCTGAATGCTTTCTAGATTATGCCTAAGACCAATCTCATAATCGGTTAAATCGTGAGCAGGAGTAACTTTTACAGCACCGGTTCCAAATTTTGTATCAATAATTCTATCGGCAATAATTGGAATTTCTCTATCAACTATTGGTAAAATAACTTTTTTACCAATTAAATTTTTATATCTCTTATCTTTTGGGTTAACAGACACTGCTGTATCTCCAAGCATTGTTTCCGGACGAGTAGTCGCTACAATAACATATTTATTCTTTTTTTCAGACAATCTGTATTTTATAAACCATAAATTTCCTTTTTTTTCTTTATACTCAAGCTCTAAATCAGATAAACTTGTCTGGCATCTTGGGCACCAGTTAATTACCCTTTTACCTCGGTAAATCCAACCTTTTTTATAATAATACAGGAATGCTTTTTCTACTGCCCGAACATAATCTTTATCCATAGTGAATCTATTCCTTGACCAATCGCAAGAACAACCCAATTTTTTTAGCTGATCTAAAATAATATTTCCGTATTCTTCTTTCCACTGCCAAACTCGCTTTATAAATTTTTCTCTGCCCAAGTCAAATCTTGTTTTACCTTTTTTCTTCAGCTCTTTCTCTACTCTATTTTGAGTAGCTATACCACCATGGTCAGTACCCGGAAGCCAAAGAGCTCGATAACCCTGCATTCTCTTCTGCCGCACTAAAATATCATGCACAACATCTTGAAGCGCATGACCCATATGAAGCTCGCCCGTAACATTTGGCGGTGGAATAACAATAGTATAAGTTTTTTTTCTTTTGCCGGGTAATTTATCCGGATTAAAAAAACCGCCTTTTTCCCAAAGCTTATAAATCTTTTCTTCAATTTTCTCTGCCTTATATTGCTTTTCCATAAAATTTACAGAATAGATTTATCATAAATCTGGCTTGCCCAGAATATCTTTTTGTCATCTAACCATTTTAAAACAGCTTTCTTTAAAACAACAGGAAGAATATTCTCTTTAATAAACCTATCTTTATCTATTAAAACAAAATCTATATGATCCTCCTGACTTTTAGTAATTATCTTATTAACATCTACATCAAAAATTAAATTAATTTCATGATGTTCTTCGCCATCTTCAATAAAAATATTTTCTACTGTACCAATAAATCTACAATTTTTAATTGATAAATCCAACTCTTCTTTTAATTCTCGAAAAAGTGCGTCTTTCACGCTTTCGCCAAAATCAACATGGCCGCCAAGAAAAAAATAATAATTTCTTTTTTTATGTTTGCAAACTAAAATTTTCCCCTGATGTTGAATCACAACCCTGACACAAATTTCAAATTCTTTATTTTTCATGATTCACTAATTTTAAATTATCATTTTTTTGCCTGAAAAACAAGTTAAAAAAATAAAAACTGCTGTTCAACAGTATAATCACATATCTTTAATTGTCCTTAATTTTGAATTACTCTATATCTATTGTTACATATCTTGAAAATCGGGTTTCCCCTCAATAAACTCACAAGCAAGTCCAAGGTTTCTAAAATAATTAGTCATAGCAATGCAGGCAAATTTTTCTGTTGAATAATGAGTTGCGCCAATAAGATTTATTTTAAATCTTTTCAATAAAGCGTGCGCTTTCATTGAAGGTGGATAATTTCTGCTTAGCTTAGTTATTCCTGTCACAAAAACATTGATTCCAAATTTTGCAATTTGAGGTATTGTTTCTGGATCATTCCCACCTCCTGCAATCAAAGCCACTTTTCCATTTCTAATTTTTTTTGCTCCATATTTATATAATTTTACTTTATGCCCTACTGCCTGTTTTACTTTGTTAGCTAATTCCTCTACGGTCTGAAAATTAGTTTTTCCAATAATTCCGACATTAACTCCAAAATATTCACAAAATTCGCTTTTCAAAATAATACCTAACGCTCTCGCTAAATTTGTTGTAGTTGAATATTCTCCGTTCTTATCTAATGGAACATGTAGAGTATAAAGAGATATTCTTTTTTCTTTAAGTTTTGGAAGTAAATCTGGATTAATATTTATAAATGAAGGAATTTTAGTAATATCCCAAATCATCGGATGATGAGTAAATAATAAAATATTCGTTTCTCCTGAATTTAAAATTTTATTCAAGACATCGTCTGTCGGAAAAACAGCAGTATAAACTTTCTTTACATCTTGAGTATTATTCAACACCAATCCCATAAATCTTTTTCTAAAATTATCACTATAAAATCATTAAAGTCTATTTCGCTCCAATCATCTTTACAATGTGTTAAATCAAATTCCTTATCTAAAATTTGATATAATTTTTTTGCTTCCATAATTCACTAATTTAGAAATATCATCTTTTTACTCAAAAAACAAGTAAAAAAAGCCTGCTAATTAACTATATAAAAAAACGGGCGCTCATTTTTTGAAACGCCCTTTTTGGGTTCTAAACCGGTCAGAAAACAATTTAGCTCTATTGGGGTGAAAAAAGCAATACCTCTTTCCCATATATCTGAGAAATTGCCGCTATAAAAACCTTTTTATGGCTTGGACATTTTTTTCTATGCCATCAAAATTCCTGTTTTTCAACCGGTAGTCTAATTCCCAAAGCGCTGATTTATTGCTGTCGTATTTTAGTTTGTTTATGGCATCTTTGCAACTAAGCCATATATATTGAGTATGTTCGCTACTAATTTTTAGCTTCTTTGAAGATACCTCAATGCCAAATGCAAATTCCGGAATCATAATAATTTCTTTTCCCCATTTTAATCCACAAATATTTACAGCCGGTATGGCAGTGATAGATGCCAACCTGATATAACGTGACTTTCTATCAATAGATGCTTCCTCAAATGCCTCTCTCCTCATAGTTTTAATGGGTCTTTCATTCCCATCACCTCCTCCCGCAATACCTTGCCATATATTTAAATCTTTCCTTTTGAATATTGCGTAATAATATTTTTCTCCTTCTCTTATAAAGGGAAGTACTAAGACTTGATATGGTATTCTCATTTTTTTATATCTAAATGCTTTTTATAAAATTATTATCTGATTTTGATGTAATAGGCAGTTCAATGTAGAAAGTGGCGCCTTTGCCTTCGCCTTGGGATTCTGCGCGGATTTTGCCACTGTGAAGTTCAACAAATTTTCTGGCAACATTAATACCAATCCCTGTCCCCTCAACAAAAGTATCTATACCTGCTCGACCCCTGACAAATAATTCAAAAACACGATTTTTTTCTTCTTTGGTAAATCCTCTACCAGTATCAGAAATTACAATTTGGATTTTGTCTGCCCCGTAGGAAGCCAAAAGCTTTCCTTTGAGAGATGTTAGGTTTTGGATTTTAATA from Candidatus Parcubacteria bacterium carries:
- a CDS encoding NUDIX domain-containing protein, whose amino-acid sequence is MKNKEFEICVRVVIQHQGKILVCKHKKRNYYFFLGGHVDFGESVKDALFRELKEELDLSIKNCRFIGTVENIFIEDGEEHHEINLIFDVDVNKIITKSQEDHIDFVLIDKDRFIKENILPVVLKKAVLKWLDDKKIFWASQIYDKSIL
- a CDS encoding Nif3-like dinuclear metal center hexameric protein, translating into MGLVLNNTQDVKKVYTAVFPTDDVLNKILNSGETNILLFTHHPMIWDITKIPSFININPDLLPKLKEKRISLYTLHVPLDKNGEYSTTTNLARALGIILKSEFCEYFGVNVGIIGKTNFQTVEELANKVKQAVGHKVKLYKYGAKKIRNGKVALIAGGGNDPETIPQIAKFGINVFVTGITKLSRNYPPSMKAHALLKRFKINLIGATHYSTEKFACIAMTNYFRNLGLACEFIEGKPDFQDM
- a CDS encoding NUDIX domain-containing protein, whose product is MRIPYQVLVLPFIREGEKYYYAIFKRKDLNIWQGIAGGGDGNERPIKTMRREAFEEASIDRKSRYIRLASITAIPAVNICGLKWGKEIIMIPEFAFGIEVSSKKLKISSEHTQYIWLSCKDAINKLKYDSNKSALWELDYRLKNRNFDGIEKNVQAIKRFL